From one Lycium ferocissimum isolate CSIRO_LF1 chromosome 7, AGI_CSIRO_Lferr_CH_V1, whole genome shotgun sequence genomic stretch:
- the LOC132062389 gene encoding uncharacterized protein LOC132062389, translating into MVEEWVLLKVSPMKGVMRFGKEGKLSPRFIGPFEILDHVGEVAYELSLPPVLSGVHLVFHVSMLKKYHSDGSYIIRWDSVLLDENLSYEEEPISILDREVRKLRSKEIASVKIQWKHRPVEEVTWETESDMRSRYPQLFTKSGTLPLVSFLVCSRTNGYLIGI; encoded by the coding sequence atggttgAGGAGTGGGTCctgttgaaggtctcacccatgaagggtgtgatgaggtttggaaagGAGGGCAAGCTCAGTCCTAGGttcattggtccatttgagattcttgatCATGTGGGggaggtagcctatgagttgtcTTTACCTCCAGTTTTATCGGGTGTTCACCtggtgtttcatgtgtctatgctgaaGAAATATCATTCGGATGGTTCTTacatcattcgttgggattcggtCTTGCTTGATGAGAACttgtcttatgaggaggagcctatttcCATTTTAGATAGagaggttcgaaagttgaggtcaaaggaaatagcttcagtgaagATCCAGTGGAAGCATCGCCCAGTCGAGGAGgttacttgggagaccgagtctgaTATGCGTAGTagatatccccagcttttcaccAAGTCAGGTACCCTCCCACTGGTTTCCTTCCTTGTctgttcgaggacgaacggttatttaattggtatctga